In Deinococcus yavapaiensis KR-236, a genomic segment contains:
- a CDS encoding valine--tRNA ligase: protein MNESTLNELPKSFDPAGIEPKWVKTWATEPFRADATSAKPAFTIVIPPPNVTGNLHLGHALDNTLIDILIRHRRMAGFEALFLPGTDHAGISTQVLVERDLKAKEGASRHDLGREEFLKRVWAWKEQYGGQIKEQLTRLGISADWTRERFTMDEGLSKAVRHQFVRLYHEGLAYRGERIVNWDPVSQTTLSDLEVDREERKGKMWTLAYKLEDPSLAASNGEVGEIRIATVRPETMFADQAIAVHPEDERFKHLVGRRARIPLTDRFVPIIADEAVEREFGVGALKITPAHDPTDFEVGERHGLARPSVIDLHGNLATSDLVPSQFQGLERFDARKKVVEALRESGDLVDEKDHVTAIGLSERTKVPVEPIVSTQWFVRMESMANAVLDGLDKGEMTLVPARYEKVNRDWLENIRDWNVSRQLWWGHQIPAWYDDAGNIYVPDPENPDLDCDQDPRYAHIRLRRDPDVFDTWFSSNLWPFSTLGWPDTDSEDFQKFYPTSVLVTGYDILFFWVARMQMAGYHFTGQAPFHTVMLHGLYLDAKGQKMSKSKGNGIDPLELLDKYGTDACRFAWAYLSTGGQDIRHDERRYEQGRNFANKLWNAARFAGLRLSESRESLSGSDELSLYVRAALEDTEPRPIRASQALDLVLREPDLSLADRWIINRLSDVTREVTEALDAFDLGAAVRALYAFTWDEFCDWYIEAAKPALASGQLASLVTLKAVLEHILKLLHPFMPFVTSELYAALGHRRQLAVHSWPVAREHARDEDAARAFDALRSAVSAARSLKSELGLSPQDKLGVIVEGDAAGIVRENARIVEAIARVQVGESLEGRTLSAVERGVTIRAPLEGTVDLAEWTARQKKRLVELDKQIKQAQGKLANEGFVARAPQDVIEEERRRVADFTAQKTRLEEVLSQLA from the coding sequence GGACCACGCGGGCATCTCGACGCAAGTCCTCGTGGAGCGCGACCTCAAGGCAAAGGAAGGCGCTTCGCGCCACGACCTGGGCCGCGAGGAGTTCCTGAAACGGGTGTGGGCGTGGAAGGAGCAGTACGGCGGTCAGATCAAAGAGCAGCTCACGCGCTTGGGCATCTCGGCGGATTGGACGCGCGAACGCTTCACGATGGACGAAGGGCTCAGCAAGGCCGTGCGGCATCAGTTCGTGCGGCTGTACCACGAAGGCCTCGCGTACCGCGGCGAGCGCATCGTGAACTGGGATCCGGTGTCGCAGACGACGCTCAGCGACCTCGAAGTGGACCGCGAGGAACGCAAGGGCAAGATGTGGACGCTGGCGTACAAGCTGGAGGACCCTTCGCTCGCGGCGAGCAACGGTGAAGTCGGCGAAATTCGCATTGCCACCGTGCGGCCCGAGACGATGTTCGCGGATCAAGCGATCGCCGTGCATCCCGAGGACGAGCGCTTCAAGCACCTCGTCGGTCGTCGGGCGCGCATTCCTCTCACGGACCGCTTCGTGCCGATCATCGCCGACGAGGCGGTAGAGCGCGAGTTCGGCGTGGGCGCCCTCAAGATCACGCCCGCGCACGACCCGACCGACTTCGAGGTCGGCGAGCGTCACGGCTTGGCGCGTCCGAGCGTCATCGATCTTCACGGCAACTTGGCGACATCGGACCTCGTGCCGAGCCAATTTCAAGGTCTCGAGCGCTTCGACGCCCGCAAGAAGGTCGTGGAGGCTTTGCGTGAATCGGGCGACCTCGTGGACGAGAAGGACCACGTGACGGCCATCGGCTTGTCGGAGCGCACGAAGGTGCCCGTGGAGCCCATCGTGTCGACGCAGTGGTTCGTGCGCATGGAGAGCATGGCGAACGCCGTGCTCGACGGACTCGACAAAGGCGAGATGACGCTCGTGCCCGCGAGGTACGAAAAGGTGAACCGCGACTGGCTGGAGAACATTCGCGATTGGAACGTGTCTCGTCAACTGTGGTGGGGTCACCAGATTCCCGCTTGGTACGACGACGCGGGCAACATCTACGTGCCCGATCCCGAAAATCCCGACCTCGATTGCGATCAGGATCCGCGATACGCGCACATCCGCCTGCGGCGCGATCCGGACGTGTTCGACACGTGGTTCTCGTCGAACCTCTGGCCGTTCTCGACCCTCGGCTGGCCCGACACCGACAGCGAGGACTTCCAGAAGTTCTACCCGACGTCCGTCCTCGTGACCGGGTACGACATCCTGTTCTTCTGGGTGGCGCGAATGCAGATGGCGGGCTACCACTTCACGGGACAAGCTCCCTTCCACACCGTCATGCTGCACGGGCTGTACCTCGACGCGAAGGGTCAGAAGATGAGCAAGTCCAAGGGAAACGGCATCGATCCGCTGGAGCTGCTCGACAAGTACGGCACGGACGCTTGCCGCTTCGCGTGGGCGTACCTCTCCACCGGCGGGCAGGACATTCGGCACGACGAGCGCCGTTACGAGCAGGGGCGCAACTTCGCCAACAAGCTGTGGAACGCCGCGCGCTTCGCCGGTTTGCGTTTGTCCGAGTCGCGCGAGTCGCTGTCGGGAAGCGACGAACTCAGCTTGTACGTACGGGCCGCGCTGGAAGACACCGAACCACGCCCGATCCGGGCGTCGCAAGCGCTCGACCTCGTGCTGCGCGAACCCGACCTTTCTCTCGCCGATCGCTGGATCATCAACCGCTTGAGCGACGTGACGCGCGAAGTGACCGAGGCGCTCGACGCGTTCGACCTCGGCGCGGCGGTTCGCGCGTTGTACGCGTTCACTTGGGACGAGTTCTGCGATTGGTACATCGAAGCGGCCAAGCCAGCCTTGGCGAGCGGGCAACTCGCGTCCCTCGTGACGCTCAAGGCGGTGCTCGAGCACATCTTGAAGTTGCTGCATCCGTTCATGCCCTTCGTGACGAGCGAGTTGTACGCGGCCCTCGGGCATCGCCGTCAACTCGCCGTGCACTCGTGGCCCGTTGCGAGGGAGCACGCGCGTGACGAGGACGCCGCTCGCGCGTTCGACGCGTTGCGCAGCGCCGTGAGCGCCGCGCGCAGCCTCAAGAGCGAGCTCGGACTCTCGCCGCAAGACAAGCTGGGCGTGATCGTGGAAGGTGACGCGGCGGGTATCGTGCGCGAAAACGCGCGCATCGTGGAGGCGATCGCGCGGGTGCAGGTGGGCGAGTCGTTGGAAGGCCGGACGCTGAGCGCCGTGGAGCGCGGCGTGACGATTCGCGCCCCCTTGGAAGGCACGGTGGACCTCGCCGAGTGGACGGCGCGGCAAAAGAAGCGCCTCGTCGAGCTCGACAAGCAAATCAAGCAGGCGCAGGGCAAGCTCGCCAACGAGGGCTTCGTGGCGCGCGCGCCGCAAGACGTCATCGAAGAGGAACGCCGCCGAGTGGCGGACTTCACGGCGCAAAAGACGCGCCTCGAAGAAGTACTGTCTCAGTTGGCCTAG
- the era gene encoding GTPase Era — MTDSLQHLDSNEQGAPSTRAGFVAIVGKPNVGKSTLLNNFLGVKVAPISPKPQTSRRGVRGIFTTDEEQIVFVDTPGLHRPKDALGKYMNDEVHSALADVDVIVWVVDLRHPPTDEDELVARIVRDAPKPLVLVGNKVDAAKYPDEAVRLYTNLLEGRTGEWQSVVLSAQKDPAAVAALRASILALLPENPFFYPVGSASDQTREVWAAELVREEAMKKLREELPYAVATRVTSWTEREDGLQRIEAELVVEKASHKGIVIGKGGAQLKEIGQAARKQLEVFLSQKVFLGLEVIVIHDWRKDPEALRELGYE; from the coding sequence ATGACGGATTCTTTGCAACACCTCGATTCGAACGAGCAAGGCGCGCCGAGCACCCGGGCGGGCTTCGTGGCGATCGTCGGGAAGCCGAACGTCGGCAAGAGCACCCTTTTGAACAACTTTCTTGGCGTGAAGGTCGCGCCGATTTCTCCGAAGCCTCAAACGTCGCGGCGCGGCGTGCGCGGCATTTTCACGACGGACGAGGAGCAGATCGTCTTCGTGGACACGCCGGGCTTGCACCGGCCCAAGGACGCCCTCGGAAAGTACATGAACGACGAGGTGCACTCGGCGCTCGCGGACGTGGACGTCATCGTGTGGGTCGTGGACTTGCGTCACCCCCCGACGGACGAGGACGAGCTCGTCGCGCGCATCGTGCGTGACGCGCCCAAGCCCCTCGTGCTCGTGGGCAACAAGGTGGACGCCGCGAAGTATCCGGACGAGGCCGTTCGGCTTTACACGAACCTTTTGGAGGGGCGGACGGGCGAGTGGCAATCGGTGGTTCTCAGCGCGCAAAAGGACCCGGCGGCGGTCGCGGCGCTTCGAGCGAGCATCCTCGCCTTGCTGCCCGAGAACCCGTTCTTCTACCCGGTGGGCAGCGCGTCTGATCAGACGCGGGAAGTGTGGGCGGCCGAGCTCGTCCGCGAAGAGGCGATGAAGAAGCTGCGCGAGGAGTTGCCGTACGCGGTGGCGACGCGTGTGACGAGTTGGACGGAGCGCGAGGACGGTTTGCAGCGCATCGAGGCGGAACTCGTCGTGGAGAAGGCGTCGCACAAGGGGATCGTGATCGGCAAGGGCGGCGCGCAGCTCAAGGAGATCGGGCAGGCGGCCAGGAAGCAGTTGGAGGTGTTCTTGTCGCAGAAGGTCTTTTTGGGCCTCGAAGTCATCGTGATTCATGATTGGCGTAAGGACCCGGAGGCTTTGAGGGAACTCGGCTACGAGTGA
- a CDS encoding glutaredoxin family protein, which produces MTIKMYTTSWCPDCHAVKTALTKRGLTYEEVNIEQDDAAAQYVMSVNGGRRSVPTLVYGPHAASLSRFSPAKLDAFLNQAGVR; this is translated from the coding sequence ATGACGATCAAGATGTACACGACGAGCTGGTGCCCCGACTGCCACGCCGTCAAAACGGCGCTCACGAAGCGCGGTCTCACCTACGAGGAAGTCAACATCGAGCAAGACGACGCGGCAGCGCAGTACGTGATGAGCGTCAACGGCGGCAGGCGTAGCGTTCCCACCCTCGTGTACGGCCCGCACGCCGCCTCCCTCAGCCGCTTCAGCCCCGCCAAGCTCGACGCCTTCCTCAATCAAGCCGGCGTTCGCTAA
- a CDS encoding tetratricopeptide repeat protein yields MLLGDVWSAIDEGRYEDAEALLKRDDELSRAPAGQMALGYIFAFRGHFDEARHVYASLRETAREHPERMREYIAVHQLGVVERMAGRLDAALALFEEEYGLIDPDADHALAVNAYELGQVALLMGRLDDAERELTRCLTLARSGDDPVALGCAWRGLGDLAVIREDYGGASGAYAHAKEAFREADDHRALRELEERERALP; encoded by the coding sequence ATGTTGTTGGGTGACGTTTGGTCCGCCATCGACGAGGGGCGGTACGAGGACGCCGAGGCGTTGTTGAAGCGCGACGACGAATTGTCGCGGGCGCCCGCCGGGCAAATGGCCTTGGGCTACATCTTCGCTTTTCGGGGACACTTCGACGAGGCGCGGCATGTCTACGCGAGCTTGCGTGAAACGGCGCGCGAGCATCCCGAGCGCATGCGCGAATACATCGCCGTGCATCAACTCGGCGTGGTGGAGCGCATGGCCGGTCGCCTCGACGCCGCGCTCGCCTTGTTCGAGGAGGAGTACGGCCTGATCGACCCCGACGCGGACCACGCCCTCGCCGTGAACGCCTACGAACTCGGTCAGGTCGCACTGCTGATGGGTCGTCTCGACGACGCCGAACGCGAGTTGACGCGCTGCCTGACGCTCGCGCGTTCAGGCGACGATCCCGTGGCGCTCGGCTGCGCTTGGCGCGGTCTGGGCGACCTCGCCGTGATTCGCGAAGACTACGGCGGCGCCTCCGGCGCGTACGCGCACGCCAAAGAGGCCTTTCGCGAAGCGGACGATCACCGCGCCTTGCGTGAACTCGAAGAACGGGAGCGAGCGCTTCCCTGA
- a CDS encoding beta strand repeat-containing protein → MRRKSNPALAVVALTVTLAACGPQIAAPGAINNLPASVALEPIQVGATASSTIAFTNGGGSSLSYAVSSDVAWLTASPSSATVPANTATSLTVNVTCPVVPGPYTANVTITSQNPNLSKTVPVTVTCAPEANTEANRPVLQLGNIATSVTTPSITVTGTVGDNVALQSLKVNGATVTVGTGGAFTYTVNNLTPGNNVITVVATDTSGLQTTRTATVVYTPASTDTQAPLVSNVALTNTATTGSVQGSVTATDNVAVTTLAYTVTPAAGGAAVKTGAVTVSTPGSTINQAFTIDLSSLADGTYKIAFTASDGTNTSAAKESASFIVDKTGPTFTPIYISPVTASTASVTLGNLQDALSNVSSTVSYTLNGAAAQTATLSNNAFTITGLQEGTNSITITAKDALGNATTKPIQIVFTAVTPPPPPGPGDTQAPVITSFGYNNATTGVFQGFVTATDNVAVTGLSYTVAPSAGGAVVKSGTVPVQTPGTSIDQTFSLDLSSLADGSYKITFTASDGVNTSAPFTSAAFTLDKTGPTFTPSAAASVNVNSVNVTLNGLQDALSTVSSSVTYKINGGVTQTATLSGNAFTAMNLQSGVNSIAITVKDSLGNATTKTIQVTYDMTDTQAPVVTNVSLGSTATTGTLQGSVTATDNVAVTGLSYTVAPSAGGAVVASGTLSITAGTSVTKAFSLDLSSLADGSYKVTFTASDGTSTSAPSTSTAFTLDKTGPTFTPSAAASVNVNSVNVTLNGLQDALSTVSSSVTYKINGGATQTATLSGNAFTATNLQSGVNSIAITVKDSLGNATTKTIQVTYNAPDTQAPVVTNVSLGSTATTGTLQGSVTATDNVAVTSLSYTVAPSAGGASVLSGTLSITAGASVSELFSLDLSSLADGSYKIAFTASDGTSTSAPFTSAAFTLDKTGPTFTPSATSPVGTSSTTVTLNGLQDALSSVNSTVSYTVNGGSAQAATLSSNAFTVTNLQEGANSVAITVSDSLGNTSTQTIQITSDTQLPNLSVTPIAAYVSSPDLNITGTATDSGTGIAFVTATPDGDTTQTITTTVDGNGNFTLTLLDLAEGAHSIVVTTTDIFGRTSDPQTITTFVDATPPTLTNIASSISSNNVTVTGTASDIAGSGVDHVTYSVTKDGAPFITATNVTVDSAGFFSIPLTGLANGSYVVTLAAVDLSGNSSTASTVSVNVQTGAPSVLINSIATSAGSGTITGTISDNNSPLTATSYQITDASSTVVRSGTLTSTNPFSISYSGLAVGTYTFTVSATNALGTTSQSSTFVVDQTPPTVTLVSSTFVKNGVNARGRFVVQATDANGVASVQYRLLGASTWTNATSIGNNRYSFSARIKNATSVTVEVRATDTAGNVSVPVTFTAP, encoded by the coding sequence ATGCGAAGAAAGAGTAATCCGGCGCTTGCAGTTGTAGCTCTGACCGTTACCTTGGCCGCTTGCGGTCCTCAAATCGCGGCGCCCGGCGCCATCAACAACCTGCCGGCCAGCGTCGCCCTCGAACCCATTCAAGTCGGGGCCACGGCGTCGAGCACCATTGCCTTCACGAACGGCGGGGGAAGCAGTCTCTCGTACGCCGTCAGCTCCGACGTCGCCTGGCTGACGGCGAGTCCGTCGAGCGCGACCGTGCCTGCCAACACCGCGACGAGCTTGACGGTCAACGTCACCTGCCCGGTCGTCCCCGGCCCTTACACGGCCAACGTGACGATCACCAGTCAAAACCCCAATCTCTCGAAGACGGTGCCGGTCACCGTGACCTGCGCGCCCGAAGCGAACACCGAGGCCAACCGCCCCGTCCTTCAACTCGGCAACATCGCGACGAGCGTCACCACGCCTTCGATCACCGTGACCGGCACCGTCGGCGACAACGTGGCGCTGCAAAGCCTGAAGGTGAACGGAGCGACCGTGACGGTCGGTACGGGAGGCGCGTTCACGTACACCGTGAACAACTTGACGCCCGGCAACAACGTCATCACGGTGGTCGCCACCGACACGAGCGGTCTGCAGACGACGCGGACCGCGACCGTGGTCTACACGCCTGCCTCAACCGACACGCAGGCTCCGCTCGTGTCAAACGTTGCCCTCACCAACACGGCCACGACGGGCTCGGTGCAAGGATCGGTGACGGCGACGGACAACGTCGCCGTCACCACGCTCGCTTACACCGTCACGCCCGCCGCCGGAGGCGCCGCCGTCAAGACGGGTGCGGTCACGGTTTCCACCCCGGGCTCGACCATCAACCAAGCGTTCACCATCGACTTGTCGAGCCTCGCCGACGGTACGTACAAGATCGCCTTCACGGCGTCCGACGGCACCAACACCTCGGCGGCGAAGGAAAGCGCGAGCTTCATCGTCGACAAGACCGGCCCGACCTTCACCCCCATCTACATATCACCCGTGACCGCCAGCACGGCGAGCGTGACGCTCGGCAACCTGCAAGACGCGTTGAGCAACGTCAGCTCGACGGTCTCGTACACGCTGAACGGCGCAGCCGCGCAGACGGCGACGCTTTCGAACAACGCCTTCACCATCACGGGCTTGCAAGAGGGCACCAACTCCATCACCATCACGGCGAAGGACGCGCTCGGGAACGCCACCACCAAGCCGATCCAAATCGTCTTCACGGCCGTCACGCCGCCCCCGCCTCCGGGTCCCGGTGATACACAAGCGCCGGTCATCACGAGCTTTGGCTACAACAACGCGACGACAGGCGTATTCCAAGGGTTCGTGACCGCCACCGACAACGTCGCCGTCACCGGCCTGTCCTACACCGTCGCTCCCAGCGCCGGCGGAGCGGTCGTGAAGAGCGGAACGGTGCCCGTCCAGACGCCGGGCACGAGTATCGATCAAACGTTCAGCCTCGACTTGTCGAGCCTCGCCGACGGCTCGTATAAAATCACCTTCACCGCGTCCGACGGCGTCAACACCTCGGCGCCCTTCACCTCCGCAGCGTTCACGCTCGACAAGACCGGCCCGACCTTCACCCCCAGCGCCGCCGCCTCGGTCAACGTCAACAGCGTCAACGTCACCCTCAACGGTCTGCAAGACGCGCTCAGCACGGTGAGCTCCAGCGTCACCTACAAGATCAACGGCGGAGTCACCCAGACAGCGACGCTTTCGGGCAACGCCTTCACCGCCATGAACTTGCAGAGTGGCGTCAACTCGATCGCCATCACCGTCAAGGACAGTCTCGGCAACGCCACGACCAAGACCATCCAGGTGACGTACGACATGACCGACACGCAAGCGCCGGTCGTCACGAACGTCTCCTTGGGAAGCACGGCGACCACGGGAACGCTGCAAGGCTCCGTCACCGCCACCGACAACGTCGCCGTCACCGGCCTGTCCTACACCGTCGCCCCTAGCGCCGGCGGAGCGGTCGTGGCAAGCGGTACGCTCAGCATCACCGCCGGGACGAGCGTCACGAAGGCGTTCAGCCTCGACTTGTCGAGCCTCGCCGACGGCTCGTACAAAGTCACCTTCACCGCGTCCGACGGCACCAGCACCTCGGCGCCCTCCACCTCCACAGCGTTCACGCTCGACAAGACGGGTCCGACCTTCACCCCCAGCGCTGCCGCCTCGGTCAACGTCAACAGCGTCAACGTCACCCTCAACGGTCTGCAAGACGCGCTCAGCACGGTGAGCTCCAGCGTCACCTACAAGATCAACGGCGGGGCCACCCAGACGGCGACGCTTTCGGGCAACGCCTTCACCGCCACGAACTTGCAGAGCGGCGTCAACTCGATCGCCATCACCGTCAAGGACAGTCTCGGCAACGCCACGACCAAGACCATCCAAGTGACGTACAACGCGCCCGACACGCAAGCACCGGTCGTCACGAACGTCTCCTTGGGAAGCACGGCGACCACGGGAACGCTGCAAGGCTCCGTCACCGCCACCGACAACGTCGCCGTCACCAGCCTGTCCTACACCGTCGCCCCTAGCGCCGGGGGTGCCTCTGTCCTGAGCGGTACGCTCAGCATCACGGCGGGTGCCAGCGTCAGCGAGCTGTTCAGCCTCGACTTGTCGAGCCTCGCCGACGGTTCGTACAAGATCGCCTTCACGGCGTCCGACGGTACCAGCACCTCGGCGCCCTTCACCTCCGCGGCGTTCACGCTCGACAAGACCGGCCCGACCTTCACTCCCAGCGCCACCTCGCCCGTCGGGACGAGCAGCACCACCGTCACCCTCAACGGTCTGCAAGACGCGCTGAGCAGCGTGAACTCGACGGTGTCGTACACGGTGAACGGTGGAAGTGCGCAAGCGGCGACGCTTTCGAGCAACGCCTTCACGGTCACGAACTTGCAAGAGGGCGCCAACTCGGTCGCCATCACGGTGAGTGACAGCCTCGGCAACACCTCCACGCAAACCATTCAAATCACGTCCGACACGCAGCTGCCCAACCTCAGCGTCACGCCGATCGCCGCTTACGTGTCGTCACCGGACCTCAACATCACTGGCACGGCGACGGACAGTGGAACGGGCATCGCGTTCGTGACAGCCACGCCGGACGGCGACACGACCCAGACGATCACCACGACCGTCGACGGCAACGGCAACTTCACCTTGACGCTCCTCGACTTGGCGGAAGGCGCGCACTCGATCGTGGTCACGACGACCGACATCTTTGGTCGCACCAGCGATCCGCAGACGATCACGACGTTCGTGGACGCCACGCCGCCGACGCTGACCAACATCGCCTCCAGCATCTCCAGCAACAACGTCACGGTGACCGGCACGGCCTCCGATATCGCGGGAAGCGGCGTCGACCACGTCACTTACAGCGTCACGAAGGACGGAGCGCCGTTCATCACCGCCACGAACGTGACGGTGGATTCGGCGGGCTTCTTCAGCATCCCGTTGACCGGACTCGCCAACGGATCGTACGTCGTGACGCTCGCCGCAGTGGACCTCAGCGGCAATTCGTCCACGGCCAGCACCGTCAGCGTCAACGTGCAGACGGGAGCGCCCTCGGTCTTGATCAACTCCATCGCGACGAGCGCCGGATCGGGAACCATCACAGGAACGATCTCGGACAACAACTCGCCGCTCACGGCAACTTCGTACCAAATCACCGACGCGAGCAGCACGGTCGTCAGGTCGGGCACCTTGACGAGCACGAATCCCTTCAGCATCTCGTACTCCGGCTTGGCGGTCGGCACGTACACCTTCACGGTGAGCGCGACGAACGCCCTCGGAACGACCAGCCAGTCCTCGACGTTCGTGGTGGATCAGACGCCTCCAACGGTCACGCTCGTCAGCAGCACGTTCGTCAAGAACGGCGTGAACGCCCGCGGACGCTTCGTCGTCCAAGCGACCGACGCCAACGGGGTGGCGAGCGTGCAGTACCGCCTCCTCGGCGCCTCCACGTGGACGAACGCCACCTCCATCGGCAACAACAGGTACTCCTTCTCGGCGCGCATCAAGAACGCGACGAGCGTCACGGTGGAAGTCCGCGCGACGGACACGGCCGGCAACGTCTCGGTTCCCGTCACGTTCACGGCGCCCTGA
- a CDS encoding glutamine synthetase III: MNHDTDVLSAARNWRLDDVEVRSVSDVLETGFASDVLTPEQLKSRLSKSVWKSLKATLEGSAPLDSAVADTVALAMKSWALEKGATHYTHWFHPLTGITAEKHDSFISPTSDGGAIATFSGKELIQAEPDASSFPSGGLRATFEARGYTAWDPTSPAFIMRHANGATLCIPTAFASWTGEALDLKTPLLRSIEALNKSVMSALSLFGHFESKRVSSTLGAEQEYFLIAEEYYYRRPDLVMSGRTLFGAKPPKGQELEDHYFGAIPDRVLSFMTDAEHQMYALGIPVKTRHNEVAPGQFEIAPIFEHSNLAADHQQLIMQVLSNTARKYGLVCLLHEKPFAGVNGSGKHCNWSMGTDIGLNLLEPGDTPHENMQFLFFCSAVIKAVDEHQDLLRVSVAAAGNDHRLGANEAPPAIISIFLGDELTDIYDRLSSGQGGRGTEAGLLGLGSPVLPPLPRHAGDRNRTSPFAFTGNKFEFRAVGSSQSISFPITVLNTIAADAVEKLTAQLQEKVDAGQSFEDAIAEVVKSTYEQHRRIVFNGDGYSAEWHEEAERRGLLNLRTSLDAFGKLADEKNVHLFEKFGVLTPREVEARQEVMYEQYFKTVNIEGETTEYIAQTMIVPAAAKYLGDLSAVKTPSRALDGVATEVASVTDELYDALQILRAQNQELGGESAHEKAFHMRDKVLPAMIAVRTAADKLERLVADEHWPLPSYRQMLFVK, translated from the coding sequence ATGAATCACGATACGGATGTTCTTTCGGCCGCGCGCAACTGGCGTCTCGACGACGTCGAGGTGCGTTCCGTCTCCGACGTCCTCGAAACGGGCTTCGCCTCGGACGTCCTGACGCCCGAACAACTCAAGTCGCGTCTCAGCAAGTCCGTGTGGAAGAGCCTCAAGGCGACGCTCGAAGGCAGCGCCCCGCTCGACTCCGCCGTCGCCGACACCGTCGCTCTCGCCATGAAGTCGTGGGCACTGGAGAAGGGCGCGACGCACTACACGCACTGGTTCCATCCCCTCACGGGCATCACGGCCGAGAAGCACGACTCGTTCATCTCCCCGACGTCCGACGGCGGCGCCATCGCGACTTTCAGCGGCAAGGAACTCATCCAAGCCGAGCCCGACGCCTCCTCCTTCCCCTCGGGAGGTCTGCGCGCCACCTTCGAAGCGCGTGGCTACACCGCCTGGGACCCCACCAGCCCCGCGTTCATCATGCGGCACGCCAACGGCGCGACCTTGTGCATTCCCACCGCCTTCGCCTCGTGGACGGGCGAAGCGCTCGACCTCAAGACGCCCCTGCTGCGCTCTATCGAAGCGCTCAACAAGAGCGTCATGAGCGCCTTGTCGCTTTTCGGCCACTTCGAGAGCAAGCGTGTATCGTCCACCCTCGGCGCCGAGCAGGAGTACTTCCTAATCGCCGAGGAGTACTACTACCGTCGGCCTGACCTCGTCATGTCGGGCCGCACCCTCTTCGGCGCCAAGCCGCCCAAGGGCCAAGAACTCGAAGACCACTACTTCGGCGCCATTCCCGACCGCGTCCTCTCGTTCATGACCGACGCCGAACATCAGATGTACGCCCTCGGCATCCCCGTCAAGACGCGTCACAACGAAGTCGCGCCCGGCCAGTTCGAAATCGCCCCGATCTTCGAGCACTCCAACCTCGCCGCCGACCATCAGCAACTCATCATGCAAGTGCTGTCCAATACGGCGCGCAAGTACGGCCTGGTGTGCCTGCTGCACGAAAAGCCCTTCGCGGGCGTCAACGGCTCGGGCAAGCACTGCAACTGGTCCATGGGCACCGACATCGGCCTCAACCTCCTCGAGCCCGGTGACACGCCTCACGAGAACATGCAGTTCCTGTTCTTCTGCTCGGCCGTCATCAAGGCGGTCGACGAGCACCAAGACCTCCTGCGCGTCTCCGTCGCCGCCGCGGGCAACGACCACCGTCTCGGCGCGAACGAGGCGCCCCCGGCGATCATCTCGATCTTCCTGGGCGACGAACTCACCGACATCTACGACCGCCTCTCGAGCGGTCAAGGCGGGCGCGGCACCGAAGCGGGCCTGCTCGGCCTCGGCTCGCCCGTCCTGCCGCCCTTGCCGCGTCACGCGGGTGACCGCAACCGCACGTCCCCCTTCGCGTTCACGGGCAACAAGTTCGAATTCCGCGCGGTCGGCTCGTCGCAAAGCATCTCCTTCCCGATCACCGTTCTCAACACCATCGCCGCCGACGCCGTCGAGAAGCTCACGGCGCAACTGCAGGAGAAGGTCGACGCGGGCCAGTCCTTCGAAGATGCCATCGCCGAGGTCGTGAAGAGCACCTACGAGCAGCACCGCCGCATCGTGTTCAACGGAGACGGCTACAGCGCCGAGTGGCACGAAGAAGCCGAGCGCCGCGGCCTGCTGAACCTTCGCACGTCACTCGACGCGTTCGGCAAGCTCGCCGACGAGAAGAACGTGCACCTCTTCGAGAAGTTCGGTGTCTTGACGCCCCGTGAAGTCGAGGCGCGCCAGGAAGTGATGTACGAGCAGTACTTCAAGACGGTCAACATCGAAGGCGAGACCACCGAGTACATCGCCCAGACGATGATCGTGCCCGCCGCCGCCAAGTACCTCGGCGACCTCAGCGCCGTGAAGACGCCCAGCCGAGCCCTGGACGGCGTCGCGACGGAAGTCGCGAGCGTCACGGACGAACTCTACGACGCTTTGCAAATCCTGCGCGCCCAGAACCAGGAACTCGGCGGGGAAAGCGCCCACGAAAAGGCCTTCCACATGCGCGACAAGGTCTTGCCCGCCATGATCGCCGTGCGCACCGCCGCCGACAAACTCGAACGTCTCGTCGCCGACGAGCACTGGCCGCTTCCGAGCTACCGTCAGATGCTGTTCGTGAAGTAA